In Miscanthus floridulus cultivar M001 chromosome 8, ASM1932011v1, whole genome shotgun sequence, the sequence AACTTTTTTGAGTTAACGTCCAATGGATTTTAGAATTTGTAGGATCAAATGGTTATTGACATCCAAATTTGAATAGATCCCATCCATATGCATCAGAAGCATCTAGAGTCCAATTATATTTTGGATTATCCAAATCCATTGCCACCTCTACATATAGGAGTAGAGTATATATATCAACTCGCTTGCAGCTACTAGCTAGCTAATAATGTATCCCGTGTCTCTGGCTCCCCAACATTTGCAGTACGTAGTCGGATGCTTGTCCACATGCAAAGATACAATCCCTATGGTAAACGGCTCATGCTCTGGTAAGGCGGGGTGCTGCCAGATGGACCTCCCGAGGGGTGTGCAATATTATCACGGATACTTCAACCCATCATACAACACCACTCAAATATGGAGGACAAATCCTTGCAATTATGTCTCAGTGATGGAAAGCGCCGCCTTCAACTTCAGCACCACTTACCTCACCTCAAGTGTGTTCTATGATAGAAACCAACATAGGACACCGGTTGTCATGGAATGGTCGATTGCACCAAATACTACATGTGAAGAAGCCAAAATCAATCAGACATCTTATGCGTGTGTTAGCAACAATAGCTATTGTTCCAAGAATGACGCGGGATATGTTTGTAAGTGCTCAGATGGATACCAAGGAAATCCTTACATCATAGATGGATGCACAGGTTTATCTCCCTTTATGTCTattattttgattttgtttttcctTCTCATGCAAAGATAGAAGACATGCATGTTTCAACCAAGTAGCAAGTTGTTCCTAAAAAATCTAATAAGATTAACATATAGTCTTTTGTGATTTCAGATATTAATGAGTGCATTGTTCCAAACCGGTGTCCTGCTGGAAATTGCATAAATACACTTGGGAGCTTCACTTGTTTATGCCCACGAGGACAAAGCATGATCGGTGATGTTTGCATGAAAAATCAGAAGTCAACGTGGATGGCTCCAGTGGTTGGTAGGTTGCTAAGAGCTCAAATAGATTATATATATGATGACTTGTGAACCATTTTTAGAAGTGCTGAGCTTGTAATAACCATTCAGGTGCAAGTATTGGAgttgtggttcttgtggttgCCGTCACTTGTGCATACTTGATCCTAGAAAGACGAAAGCTCCAACACATCAAACAAAAGTATTTTCGACAGCATGGTGGCCTACTGCTATTCCAAGAGATGAAGTCGCAACAAGGACTTCCATTCGAAATATTCTCTGAAGAAGCACTACAGCAAGCCACAGACAGGTTTGCAGAACAACAAGTCATTGGCCATGGAGGCCACGGAAAAGTTTATAAGGGAGTTATGAAGGACGATATGGAAGTTGCCGTGAAAAGATGCATGACAATTGATgaacaacaaaagaaagaattCGGTAAGGAGATGATAATCCTATCCCAAATCAACCATAGGAACATTGTAAAGCTCCTCGGTTGTTGCTTGGAAGTTGAAGTCCCCATGTTAGTGTATGAGTTCATCCCAAATGGCACATTGTTCCATCTCATCCATGACAACCGTAGCCGGCACATTTCCTTGGACACTCGACTAAGGATTGCTTATGAGTCTGCAGATGCCTTATCCTAtcttcattcatgtgcatccccGCCCATCCTCCATGGTGATGTCAAGTCTACCAACATCCTTTTGAATGGTGACTTAACAGCAAAAATATCTGACTTTGGCGCATCCATTCTAGCACCAAGCGACGAGTCACAATTTGTAACGCTTGTCCAAGGAACATGCGGCTACCTTGATCCAGAATACATGCAGACATGCCAATTAACAGATAAGAGTGATGTTTACAGCTTTGGAGTTGTTCTCCTAGAGTTGCTTACACGCAAGAAGGCGTTCAACCTCCAAGGACCTGAgcacgagaagagcctatctaTGGTGTTTCTATGTGCAATGAAGGAGAACAAGCTAGAGGATATCCTGGACGATGAAATCAAGAATAGCGAGAATTTGGAGATTCTCGAGGAGATTGCAGAGTTAGCAAGACAATGCTTAGAGATGTGCGGCGCAAATAGACCATCAATGAAGGAAGTTGCAGATAAACTTGATAGACTGAGGAAGGTCTTGCAAAATCCATGGGCACATAAGGATCCTGAAGAGTGGGACAACTTGCTTGGAGAGTCATCTTTGGTTAACTCAGGGGCTCTTAGTACGGGGAATTTCAGCATCACGAAGAGAGTTGCTATGGGCTTAGAATCAGGGCGTTAAGTTTATACAAAGTACATTAGGTCCTATTACATATACAACTCCAAATTAATGTACATGCATGATAGATACTCTTTTACATACATGTTCCTTTACTAGGATTTAACTTGTACTCCTATATTTGCCATAAGACAGTCAGCACAAAGTACATTAGGTCCTATTATATCACTACAAAAATGGATATATAGACGATACTCTTATATTCTCAGGGTTaggggttaggacttagaaatttgAAGACTTTTGCCGTCTAGGGTTCCAGGATTTGGGGAATTTGTTAGGATTTTCTCTGGTTTGCTCGTGAAAAATATTAATTTTAAACCTCCAGAAGCTATGATGCCAGATACAGGTCAAATGACGATGCATGAAAAACATCTAAATTAATGGTTTGAAAAGAAGTGTTTTGTCATGAAATTTATTAGCATACGTGCTCAAATAAAATCCAAAAATTTCTTAATAAAGGCCATGCACAAAATTAGATTTGTTTTCATATTAAATTTAAATGCATTGAAAACAACCTAAAAAATTTTGTTCCCTTTGCAAACTACTACGTAAAAGTTTAGCCGGACCTTATTCTGTCTTGGCTGGGTCATCCCGAGGTTGTCCAGAGCCGCTGATCTTCATCAGTGGCTAGGTTCAAACTATGTGTTCTGCAAACGTGCGTCTCTCTTTCAACAAACGGCGGCTAGCCTGGTGCTGCAACTTCAGCGGTCCGAGTATTACAACTTGGAACTGGTTGGTCAATACTCAATAGTCGCTAGGTCTTTAGGGGCTGCTTGGTTTGTTTGCCACGCACACTGTTATGCCTTGTCCAGCGAGAATAGCAAGCGAGAGAGCATGTTTGGTTTCCTTGCCGGCGCTCCTCAGGGACCGTGTGGGCGAGGTTTAGCATGCTTGCCTGGGAGAGCCAAAATGGCTCGAGCTCCTCATTGCTCGCGTCAGGTgcagcgaggcgaggcgaggcaagCCAGCACCGGAACCAAGCAGCCCTTAGTCGCGTAACTGGCGGAGATGATAGCTAGGactgagttttttttttccagcggttcttcttcttcttcaaaatgTGTTCATTTGCATTGACGGCTGTTCTGGCCAGCTGATGTTGCCCTCGTTGTCACTCACGGTCACAGACTCACAGTCACAGGGGCGACGTACGTGGCTCGCAGGCCAGCGACACCATGCATGTCCAGTCCGCTGTTTGAGTCTTTGAGACCCCAAGTCACAGAGTCAGAGTCACAGGTTGGAAAGAATTTTACAGACGTgagtttcttttttttgaaaaggGACGTGAGTTGAATCATTGGTTGGATGGAAGTGCAGCGCGGTGCAGAAGTCTTCTCGAGGACTCATCAAGAAACGTCAAATATGACCCCGGGTCTTTGAGAGTTACTGCAGGCAATGGAAGAAGCCATGCACATGCATCTGTAAACGCAAGCACGGAACGACGACCACGCGTCGTTTTGACGTACCAAACGAACTGTCGTCCACGAAACCTTCTGAAATGAAAAAAATATAATGTTAAAAATGCAAAAATAAAGTCAGTCCACGCGCTTGCCGTATGCCGTGCGTCAGTCAAGATAGTGAGCGTCAGGTCTCTCTGCATGCCTCTATGGCTCTATGTTGCCAGTGTGCATATAGCTACAACTCACAGTACTGCCAAAAACCACGCATCCGATGATCCGATCGCACGAAGCAAAAACACGCCGTACGTCCCATGGAGTTCTCatggcttcttcttctcctttgcctTGTGGTGGCCGCGTGGGCGCACGCAGCGGCGGACGTCCCGGCGGCGGCACGGGCGCCACGGAGTGTCCTGGCTGCCCAACGATGTCGAGGTGCGGTGACATCGACGTCCCGTGCCCGTTCGGCCTGGAAGCAGAGTGCGCGATCGGCCCCAGCTTTCATCTCCAGTGCAACACGACTGCGATCGGCAGCACCAAGCTGGTTATCCCCCGGGGCGTAAGCGTGACCTGGAGGTGACGAAGATCTCCGTGCAGGAAAACAAGCTCTGGGTCAAGACACACATCTCTCGTCAGCGCTTCAACAACCAATCCAAGAATAACAACGGCGCGTCGGTGAATATTACCGGCACGCCCTTCATGCTGGCGGCGGACAACAACAACGTGATCGTTCTCGGATGCAAAACCCTTGCCTACATCCGCAGCGACACTGTGAGTAATCTTCATATTCTTCCACGTACCCTTCCCTCTCTGAACATATATCAACTCTCAGATACGACTATATATATACGATATCTCTAATGTGAAATCTCTTCTGGCTATGCAACACATTTTATTCGCAGTACGCAATCAGTTGCATGACGACGTGGAACGAGGATATAAGCGCCATGGTTAACGGCGTATGCTAAGGTACTGCTAGGTGCTGCCAGGTGGGCCTCCCCAAGGGCGTGCAATATTACCATGGCTACTTCAACCAGTTGTACAACACCAGTCAGATATGGAGGACAAATCCTTGCAGTTATGTGACGGTGATGGAAAGCGTGGCCTTCAACTTCAGCACCACTTATCTCACCTCCACAGCGTTTTATGATAGAGACCACGCGCATGTACCGGTAGTGATGGAATGGGCGATTGCGCGGAATACAACATGTCAAGAGGCCAGAATCAACGAGACAACGTCTTATGCGTGTGTTAGCAACAATAGCTTTTGTAGCACGAATGATGCGGGCTACGTATGTAAGTGTTCAGATGGATATGAAAGCAACCCTTACATCATCGATGGATGCAAAGGTATATCTCTCTTCACGTCGTCCATTATATTTATTTTCTTATTAGTTTCTTCTGCTCA encodes:
- the LOC136476871 gene encoding putative wall-associated receptor kinase-like 16, with amino-acid sequence MELSRLLLLCLVTVWVLAPAAAAPTTADVPVSLRPGCARNARCGGIDVPYPFVIDEQCEIRPGFYLNCTTEGGTTTLFRRHPHFEVSKISVQDNKVWFKTYISRQCYNESTKDMMYNDAMLNITNLPYVLSADDNKIIVLGCNSLAYMLSDTYVVGCLSTCKDTIPMVNGSCSGKAGCCQMDLPRGVQYYHGYFNPSYNTTQIWRTNPCNYVSVMESAAFNFSTTYLTSSVFYDRNQHRTPVVMEWSIAPNTTCEEAKINQTSYACVSNNSYCSKNDAGYVCKCSDGYQGNPYIIDGCTDINECIVPNRCPAGNCINTLGSFTCLCPRGQSMIGDVCMKNQKSTWMAPVVGASIGVVVLVVAVTCAYLILERRKLQHIKQKYFRQHGGLLLFQEMKSQQGLPFEIFSEEALQQATDRFAEQQVIGHGGHGKVYKGVMKDDMEVAVKRCMTIDEQQKKEFGKEMIILSQINHRNIVKLLGCCLEVEVPMLVYEFIPNGTLFHLIHDNRSRHISLDTRLRIAYESADALSYLHSCASPPILHGDVKSTNILLNGDLTAKISDFGASILAPSDESQFVTLVQGTCGYLDPEYMQTCQLTDKSDVYSFGVVLLELLTRKKAFNLQGPEHEKSLSMVFLCAMKENKLEDILDDEIKNSENLEILEEIAELARQCLEMCGANRPSMKEVADKLDRLRKVLQNPWAHKDPEEWDNLLGESSLVNSGALSTGNFSITKRVAMGLESGR